In Kineococcus mangrovi, the following are encoded in one genomic region:
- the steA gene encoding putative cytokinetic ring protein SteA: protein MVKRRRDRGVSAPGSTGGPLGTDVVRGTVRVDRRTKRLTKRLKPGDIAVIDHLDLDRVSAEALVACAPAAVVNASRSTSGRYPNLGPGILVDAGIPVLDDVGTELMTELTEGTAAALVGDRLQVGGADVATGRRLSADAVAADMEVARAGLSLQLEAFAANTMEYLRRERELLLDGVGVPDIRTDLDGRHVLIVVRGYHYKEDLVTLRPYVREYKPVLIGVDGGADAILEAGWKPDLIVGDMDSVSDSALRSGAEIVVHAYRDGRAPGLERVRSLGIDAVVFPATGTSEDVAMLLADDKGATLIAAVGTHVTLVEFLDKGRAGMASTFLTRLRVGGKLVDAKGVSRLYRSRVSDVQVLVLVLAGVLALVAALLVTPTGQAILAVTGARIEDAWAAVVGLLPGDGP, encoded by the coding sequence GTGGTGAAGCGTCGACGCGACCGAGGCGTCAGCGCGCCCGGGTCCACCGGCGGCCCGCTCGGCACCGACGTCGTCCGCGGGACGGTGCGCGTCGACCGGCGCACCAAGCGCCTGACGAAGCGGCTCAAACCGGGTGACATCGCCGTCATCGACCACCTCGACCTCGACCGCGTGTCGGCGGAGGCGCTCGTGGCGTGCGCGCCCGCCGCCGTCGTCAACGCCTCCCGCAGCACCTCGGGCCGCTACCCGAACCTCGGTCCGGGCATCCTCGTCGACGCCGGCATCCCCGTCCTGGACGACGTCGGCACCGAGCTGATGACGGAGCTGACCGAGGGGACGGCGGCAGCGCTGGTCGGGGACCGCCTGCAGGTCGGCGGCGCCGACGTCGCCACCGGGCGGCGGCTCAGCGCGGACGCCGTGGCGGCGGACATGGAGGTCGCCCGCGCCGGGCTGTCCCTGCAGCTGGAGGCGTTCGCGGCCAACACCATGGAGTACCTGCGGCGCGAGCGGGAGCTGCTGCTCGACGGCGTCGGCGTCCCCGACATCCGCACCGACCTCGACGGCCGGCACGTCCTCATCGTGGTGCGCGGGTACCACTACAAGGAGGACCTCGTCACGCTGCGTCCGTACGTGCGCGAGTACAAGCCCGTGCTCATCGGTGTCGACGGCGGGGCGGACGCGATCCTCGAGGCGGGCTGGAAGCCGGACCTCATCGTCGGGGACATGGACTCGGTCTCGGACTCGGCCCTGCGCAGCGGGGCCGAGATCGTCGTGCACGCCTACCGCGACGGTCGCGCCCCCGGGCTCGAACGGGTCCGTTCCCTCGGCATCGACGCGGTCGTCTTCCCCGCGACCGGCACGAGCGAGGACGTCGCGATGCTCCTGGCCGACGACAAGGGCGCCACGCTCATCGCGGCCGTCGGCACCCACGTCACCCTCGTGGAGTTCCTCGACAAGGGCCGGGCCGGCATGGCCAGCACCTTCCTGACCCGCCTGCGGGTCGGGGGCAAGCTCGTCGACGCCAAGGGCGTCTCCCGGCTGTACCGCTCGCGCGTGTCCGACGTGCAGGTCCTCGTCCTGGTCCTCGCGGGGGTCCTCGCCCTCGTCGCCGCGCTGCTCGTCACCCCCACCGGCCAGGCGATCCTCGCCGTCACCGGGGCACGGATCGAGGACGCGTGGGCGGCCGTCGTGGGCCTCCTGCCCGGCGACGGGCCGTGA
- a CDS encoding glycosyltransferase family 4 protein has protein sequence MTPAAPEGPVLFVLGSSAGGVVRHVGALAARLHADGVDVRVAGPAGTLARLQAPVPTTTVEIGASLDPVRDLRAAAALRRALSRVPGVLVHAHGVRAGFVAALALGGTGRRVPLVVTLHNAVLGSGPRARLGTAVLGVVCRRADVVLGVCGDLVAQAHRLGAAVADRALVPAPALPPGDPVRGREALGPGPVVLAVARLAPQKGLGTLLEAAAGTGARVVVAGDGPLRAELADRIRGGGLPVRLLGRRDDVADLLAAADVALSTSVWEGQPVFVQEALRAGVPLVATDAGGTREVTGEAAVLLPVGDAAGLAAAVRRLVQDRTEREVRAERSRQRAAGLPTQEDAVAQVRRVHRAARG, from the coding sequence GTGACCCCTGCGGCGCCCGAGGGCCCCGTCCTGTTCGTCCTGGGCAGCAGCGCCGGGGGCGTCGTCCGCCACGTCGGCGCGCTGGCCGCCCGGCTGCACGCCGACGGGGTCGACGTCCGCGTCGCCGGACCCGCCGGGACCCTGGCCCGCCTGCAGGCCCCCGTGCCCACGACGACCGTCGAGATCGGGGCCTCCCTCGACCCCGTGCGCGACCTGCGGGCCGCCGCCGCCCTGCGGCGCGCGCTCTCCCGCGTCCCGGGGGTCCTCGTGCACGCCCACGGGGTCCGGGCCGGCTTCGTCGCCGCCCTCGCCCTGGGCGGCACCGGCCGGCGGGTGCCCCTGGTCGTCACCCTGCACAACGCCGTCCTCGGGTCGGGCCCCCGGGCACGGCTGGGCACCGCCGTGCTCGGTGTCGTGTGCCGGCGGGCGGACGTGGTCCTGGGCGTCTGCGGGGACCTCGTCGCCCAGGCCCACCGCCTCGGCGCCGCCGTCGCCGACCGGGCGCTCGTGCCCGCCCCCGCGCTGCCCCCGGGGGACCCCGTCCGGGGCCGGGAGGCCCTGGGACCCGGGCCGGTCGTCCTGGCGGTGGCCCGGCTGGCGCCGCAGAAGGGGCTGGGCACGCTGCTCGAGGCCGCCGCCGGCACGGGCGCGCGCGTGGTGGTCGCGGGGGACGGCCCGCTGCGCGCCGAGCTGGCGGACAGGATCCGGGGCGGGGGCCTGCCCGTGCGCCTGCTCGGCCGTCGCGACGACGTGGCCGACCTGCTCGCCGCCGCCGACGTCGCCCTCAGCACGAGCGTCTGGGAGGGCCAGCCCGTGTTCGTGCAGGAGGCGCTGCGGGCCGGGGTGCCGCTCGTCGCCACCGACGCCGGCGGGACCCGCGAGGTGACGGGGGAGGCCGCCGTGCTCCTGCCCGTCGGGGACGCGGCCGGGCTCGCGGCCGCCGTGCGCCGGCTCGTGCAGGACCGCACCGAGCGCGAGGTGCGGGCCGAGCGCTCGCGCCAGCGCGCGGCGGGCCTGCCGACGCAGGAGGACGCGGTCGCCCAGGTCCGCCGGGTCCACCGGGCCGCGCGGGGCTGA
- the recN gene encoding DNA repair protein RecN, with the protein MIEEMRIRSLGVIRDARLPLGPGLTVITGETGAGKTMVVTGLGLLMGERADAGAVRAGEESAVVEGRLQVAEGGPVAARTREAGGEVDQGELLLARTLSTAGRSRAHVGGRSAPVGVLAEISEHLIAVHGQTDQLRLRSGVQQLRVLDAFAGPVVAADLATYQRVHDRWRAVSAEHDHVAGHSAERAREAELLRLGLDEVERVDPQPEEDTALREESERLAHVEVLRAAAAAAHEAITGQGAGEVGVGEGGADTRVDAARRALEQAGEHDATLADLAARAAEVSYLLADLGTDVAAYGGSLEADPVRLQVVQERRAQLVALVRRHADDPGAGVAGVLAWARRASERLLDLDDDGRLQALAGERDGLEDELRRLAARLSAARRAAAADLQERVATELAALAMPSARLEVAVHTGHELGPRGCDGVELLLAAHSGAAPRPLARGASGGELSRVMLALEVVLAGADPVPTMVFDEVDAGVGGRAAVEIGRRLARLARTTQVVVVTHLAQVAAFADTHLTVVKTDDGSVTESGVVRLDDDGRVGELARMLSGRGSGTERAHAEELLRSSREEVVAEPSTTRGGRARPARAARGSAARVGRSTSAPGSGGARRARS; encoded by the coding sequence GTGATCGAGGAGATGCGCATCCGCTCGCTCGGGGTCATCCGGGACGCGCGGTTGCCGCTGGGGCCCGGGCTCACCGTCATCACCGGTGAGACCGGTGCCGGCAAGACGATGGTGGTGACCGGCCTCGGCCTCCTCATGGGGGAGCGCGCCGACGCCGGGGCGGTCCGTGCCGGCGAGGAGTCCGCCGTCGTCGAAGGCCGCCTGCAGGTGGCCGAGGGCGGGCCGGTCGCGGCGCGCACCCGGGAGGCCGGCGGCGAGGTCGACCAGGGCGAGCTGCTGCTCGCGCGCACCCTGTCCACGGCCGGGCGCAGCCGGGCGCACGTCGGTGGCCGCAGCGCGCCCGTGGGGGTGCTGGCCGAGATCTCCGAGCACCTCATCGCCGTGCACGGGCAGACCGACCAGCTCCGGCTGCGGTCCGGCGTGCAGCAGCTGCGGGTGCTCGACGCCTTCGCCGGTCCGGTCGTCGCCGCCGATCTCGCCACCTACCAGCGCGTGCACGACCGGTGGCGGGCCGTCAGTGCCGAGCACGACCACGTGGCCGGCCACTCCGCCGAACGTGCCCGCGAGGCCGAGCTCCTGCGGTTGGGCCTGGACGAGGTCGAACGGGTGGACCCGCAGCCGGAGGAGGACACCGCGCTGCGCGAGGAGTCCGAGCGCCTGGCCCACGTGGAGGTGCTGCGCGCGGCAGCGGCGGCGGCTCACGAGGCGATCACCGGCCAGGGGGCGGGCGAGGTCGGTGTGGGTGAGGGCGGCGCGGACACCCGCGTCGACGCGGCCCGCCGTGCTCTCGAGCAGGCGGGTGAGCACGACGCCACCCTGGCGGACCTGGCCGCGCGGGCCGCGGAGGTCTCCTACCTGCTCGCCGACCTCGGCACCGACGTCGCGGCGTACGGGGGGTCGTTGGAGGCCGACCCGGTGCGGCTGCAGGTGGTCCAGGAGCGGCGCGCGCAGCTCGTCGCGCTGGTGCGCCGGCACGCCGACGATCCCGGGGCCGGTGTGGCGGGCGTGCTCGCCTGGGCCCGGAGGGCCTCGGAGCGGTTGCTCGACCTCGACGACGACGGCCGGCTGCAGGCCCTGGCCGGGGAGCGCGACGGGCTGGAGGACGAGCTGCGCCGGCTCGCGGCGCGCCTGAGCGCCGCCCGTCGCGCCGCGGCCGCCGACCTGCAGGAGCGCGTCGCGACCGAGCTGGCCGCCCTGGCGATGCCCAGCGCCCGGCTCGAGGTGGCCGTCCACACCGGCCACGAGCTGGGCCCCCGGGGGTGCGACGGCGTCGAGCTCCTCCTCGCCGCCCACTCCGGTGCCGCGCCGCGCCCGTTGGCGCGCGGGGCCTCCGGCGGCGAGCTCTCCCGCGTCATGCTGGCCCTGGAGGTGGTGCTCGCCGGGGCGGACCCGGTGCCCACGATGGTCTTCGACGAGGTGGACGCCGGTGTCGGGGGCCGCGCGGCCGTGGAGATCGGCCGCCGCCTGGCCCGGCTGGCGCGCACCACCCAGGTCGTCGTCGTGACGCACCTCGCCCAGGTGGCCGCCTTCGCCGACACCCACCTGACGGTCGTCAAGACCGACGACGGCAGCGTGACCGAGTCCGGGGTCGTCCGCCTCGACGACGACGGCCGGGTGGGGGAGCTGGCCCGGATGCTGTCCGGCCGCGGGTCCGGGACGGAGCGCGCGCACGCCGAGGAGCTCCTGCGGTCGAGCCGTGAGGAGGTCGTGGCCGAGCCGTCGACGACTCGTGGTGGGCGTGCCCGTCCGGCGCGTGCGGCGCGGGGCAGTGCCGCTCGCGTGGGACGATCGACGTCCGCCCCGGGCTCCGGCGGGGCACGACGAGCGCGGAGCTGA
- a CDS encoding HAD-IIA family hydrolase, which produces MTAPQTAHLHASTGTLLEDHDVLLLDLDGVVYVGPDAVPHAPEALRGAVDAGHRLGFITNNASRPPATVAAHLRDLGVPAADEDVVNSAQAAADHLARELPAGSPVLLVGTTGLREALTGAGLRPTEDRHEAVAVVQGFSPDLGWQQLAEATHAVRSGVPWVATNLDATVPTPGGPAPGNGLLVDLVARAAGRGPDVVCGKPERALFDAAVARLGARRALVVGDRLDTDLQGARTAGLDGLLVLTGVTGVRELLAAAAHERPTHVGRDLRSLGDVHPAVEVTVQGGTAGEEVVATCRDAVVRVQDGRLGTGACGAGPDGLDVLRAAASAVWAAADAGAALTGDALADAVTSLTAAG; this is translated from the coding sequence GTGACCGCCCCCCAGACCGCCCACCTCCACGCGAGCACGGGAACGCTGCTGGAGGACCACGACGTCCTCCTGCTCGACCTCGACGGCGTCGTCTACGTGGGGCCCGACGCGGTGCCGCACGCCCCGGAGGCCCTGCGGGGGGCCGTCGACGCCGGGCACCGCCTCGGTTTCATCACGAACAACGCCTCCCGCCCGCCTGCGACGGTGGCGGCGCACCTGCGCGACCTCGGCGTCCCCGCGGCCGACGAGGACGTCGTGAACTCGGCCCAGGCCGCCGCGGACCACCTCGCGCGCGAGCTGCCGGCGGGGTCACCCGTCCTCCTCGTCGGCACCACCGGGCTGCGCGAGGCGCTGACCGGAGCGGGGCTGCGTCCGACGGAGGACCGCCACGAGGCGGTCGCCGTCGTCCAGGGGTTCTCCCCCGACCTCGGCTGGCAGCAGCTCGCCGAGGCCACGCACGCCGTGCGTTCCGGCGTGCCGTGGGTGGCCACGAACCTCGACGCCACCGTGCCCACACCGGGCGGCCCGGCGCCCGGGAACGGTCTGCTCGTCGATCTCGTCGCGCGTGCCGCGGGCCGCGGGCCCGACGTCGTGTGCGGCAAGCCGGAACGTGCTCTCTTCGACGCCGCCGTCGCGCGCCTGGGGGCCCGCCGGGCGCTCGTCGTGGGTGACCGCCTCGACACCGACCTGCAGGGGGCCCGCACCGCCGGGCTCGACGGCCTGCTCGTCCTGACCGGGGTGACCGGCGTGCGGGAGCTGCTGGCCGCTGCGGCGCACGAGCGGCCGACGCACGTCGGACGCGACCTGCGGTCGCTCGGTGACGTCCACCCGGCGGTGGAGGTGACCGTCCAGGGGGGCACCGCAGGTGAGGAGGTGGTGGCCACGTGCCGCGACGCCGTCGTGCGCGTCCAGGACGGCCGGCTCGGCACCGGGGCGTGCGGCGCGGGACCCGACGGCCTGGACGTGCTGCGGGCGGCGGCCTCGGCGGTCTGGGCCGCCGCCGACGCGGGTGCTGCGCTGACCGGGGACGCGCTGGCCGACGCGGTCACCTCGCTCACCGCCGCCGGCTGA
- a CDS encoding tetratricopeptide repeat protein produces MPGPEEPGRPSGGPYEWLQRGLSLLAAGEAAAAATLLARAHAEEPASTVVLEALARARYDSGDIPGAAESFRELAGARPADDYAHFGLGLSLSRLGRFGLAAEHLAMAHAMRPDRPEYADRLRQVRATIRARQSPETS; encoded by the coding sequence GTGCCCGGCCCGGAAGAGCCCGGCCGACCATCCGGAGGACCCTACGAGTGGCTCCAGCGCGGTCTGTCGCTGCTCGCCGCTGGGGAGGCGGCCGCGGCGGCCACGCTCCTGGCGCGAGCCCACGCCGAGGAACCGGCGTCCACCGTCGTGCTGGAGGCCCTCGCCCGGGCCCGGTACGACTCGGGCGACATCCCGGGAGCGGCGGAGTCCTTCCGGGAGCTCGCGGGCGCTCGTCCGGCCGACGACTACGCTCACTTCGGTCTGGGGCTCAGCCTCAGCCGCCTCGGACGGTTCGGGCTGGCGGCCGAGCACCTGGCCATGGCCCACGCCATGCGCCCGGACCGGCCGGAGTACGCCGACCGCCTGCGACAGGTCCGCGCCACCATCCGGGCGCGGCAGAGCCCGGAGACCTCGTGA
- a CDS encoding copper transporter — MIDFRYHVVSLVSVFLALAVGIVLGAGPLNEGISTGITDQVRQLTTEKNALRAERDEALATVDAQDAWAEAVGPALVARQLGGRSVAVVLLPGADSSQVDATVGQLQAAGATVASEVTLQEEWFAGSQTAAADRQRVAAALADQLPTAPDADAGTEDLLAAALAGALVTTELAQAEEADDQGGTVLTTLSDAGLLEVQGGAGTAPTRATLALVVGGAGDTDATDAVRSSTADAWTALLRELDAASAGAVLAGPEESAAQAGPVAVLRSDDDLAGSVSGVDDLDSPIGRVNVVLALRQQLTGGAGQYGTADSATGVSPPLPATPSAS; from the coding sequence GTGATCGACTTCCGGTACCACGTGGTCTCGCTGGTGTCGGTGTTCCTCGCCCTCGCGGTCGGCATCGTCCTCGGTGCCGGGCCGCTCAACGAGGGCATCTCCACGGGCATCACCGACCAGGTCCGGCAGCTGACGACCGAGAAGAACGCGCTGCGTGCCGAACGGGACGAGGCGCTCGCGACGGTCGATGCCCAGGACGCCTGGGCCGAGGCCGTCGGCCCGGCCCTCGTGGCGCGCCAGCTCGGTGGACGCAGCGTGGCCGTCGTGCTGCTGCCGGGAGCCGACTCCAGCCAGGTCGACGCGACCGTCGGTCAGCTGCAGGCGGCCGGGGCGACCGTCGCCTCGGAGGTCACGTTGCAGGAGGAGTGGTTCGCCGGCAGCCAGACCGCCGCGGCCGACCGCCAGCGGGTCGCGGCCGCGCTGGCCGACCAGCTCCCCACCGCCCCGGACGCCGACGCCGGCACCGAGGACCTCCTCGCCGCCGCGCTCGCCGGCGCCCTCGTGACGACCGAACTGGCCCAGGCCGAGGAGGCCGACGACCAGGGGGGGACGGTGCTCACCACGCTGTCGGACGCGGGCCTGCTCGAGGTGCAGGGCGGGGCGGGCACCGCCCCCACCCGGGCGACCCTCGCGCTCGTCGTGGGCGGAGCGGGGGACACCGACGCCACCGACGCGGTGCGCAGCTCGACCGCGGACGCCTGGACGGCCCTGCTGCGCGAGCTGGACGCCGCGAGCGCCGGAGCGGTCCTCGCCGGGCCGGAGGAGTCCGCGGCGCAGGCAGGACCGGTCGCGGTCCTGCGCTCCGACGACGACCTGGCCGGCAGCGTCAGCGGCGTCGACGACCTGGACTCGCCCATCGGCCGCGTCAACGTCGTCCTGGCCCTGCGCCAGCAGCTCACCGGTGGTGCCGGCCAGTACGGCACGGCCGACTCGGCCACCGGGGTCAGTCCTCCGCTGCCCGCCACGCCGAGCGCGTCGTGA
- a CDS encoding TlyA family RNA methyltransferase: MAVRRLRLDAELVRRGLARSREHAGELVGAGRVRVGGAKAAKPATQVDLAAAIVVEDVGEADEYVSRGAHKLVGALDAFGVDVAGRRCLDAGASTGGFTDVLLRRGAGHVVAVDVGYGQIAWSLRTDDRVTVLERTNVRTLAPQVVAPAPSLVVADLSFISLTLVLPALTGCAAPDAEHVLMVKPQFEVGREALGAGGVVRDAALRADAVRQVAAAALDGGLGVRGVTASPLPGPSGNVEYFLHLAAGAPPLQEELLTAAIAEGPQAGLA, from the coding sequence GTGGCCGTCCGCAGGCTCCGGCTCGACGCCGAGCTGGTCCGACGAGGGCTGGCCCGGTCCCGCGAGCACGCCGGGGAACTGGTGGGCGCCGGCCGCGTGCGCGTCGGCGGGGCCAAGGCGGCGAAGCCGGCCACCCAGGTCGACCTCGCGGCCGCCATCGTCGTCGAGGACGTCGGCGAGGCGGACGAGTACGTCTCGCGCGGGGCGCACAAGCTCGTCGGAGCGCTCGACGCGTTCGGCGTCGACGTCGCGGGCCGTCGCTGCCTGGACGCCGGTGCCAGCACGGGAGGCTTCACCGACGTCCTCCTGCGCCGCGGCGCGGGGCACGTCGTCGCCGTCGACGTCGGCTACGGGCAGATCGCCTGGTCGCTGCGCACGGACGACCGGGTGACCGTCCTCGAGCGGACGAACGTCCGGACGCTGGCCCCGCAGGTCGTGGCCCCGGCGCCGTCGCTGGTGGTCGCCGACCTCTCCTTCATCTCCCTCACGCTCGTCCTGCCGGCGCTGACCGGGTGCGCGGCACCCGACGCGGAGCACGTCCTCATGGTCAAACCCCAGTTCGAGGTCGGGCGCGAGGCGCTGGGTGCGGGCGGTGTCGTCCGCGACGCCGCGCTGCGCGCCGACGCCGTCCGCCAGGTCGCCGCGGCCGCCCTCGACGGGGGGCTCGGCGTGCGAGGGGTCACGGCCAGCCCGCTGCCCGGCCCCAGCGGCAACGTCGAGTACTTCCTGCACCTCGCTGCGGGAGCACCCCCGCTGCAGGAGGAGCTGCTGACCGCGGCCATCGCCGAGGGTCCGCAGGCGGGGCTGGCGTGA
- the murJ gene encoding murein biosynthesis integral membrane protein MurJ — MTPRGGGARSVAAAAASVALLTALARIAGFGRILAFSQTVGDNCLGTAYTTANQVPNVLFEVVAGGALAGVLVPLLSTRLASEDPAERAAASRTASAALTLSVLALVVVGAVTALAARPVMALLLADGSDAQCGGSLLRLATVMLWVFLPQVPLYAVAVVLAGVLQAQQRFTAPAAAPLVSSLVVGATYLLFGALVPPAVVEGDLAGVPASGTAVLAGGTTLGVLALALTHLPALRGPVRWRPALRPAAGDGARLRSLALSGLAVLLAQQVVTVAVTATSNDASAGAVNRWSYAWALFLLPYAVLAVPVATAVFPRLARAADAGRGELAGVLAPAVRAVLLVSSLGGAVLAAVAVPVAVVFVHGRVGSGRSGDLGLALVLFAPGLLGYGLVALLTRALYAIGAGRSAAVSTVTGWVVVLAGVLLLPHAVPADHVVSALALAHAAGLTVAGGLLLRQVRGHAPGALDGLPRVAVAAVLAALAGGAAGALVGLVWRTTHVALAVGQGVLLAALAGAVWLVVARLAAPTDLRALTGTARRVVRR; from the coding sequence GTGACCCCCCGCGGGGGCGGCGCCCGGTCCGTCGCGGCGGCGGCCGCCTCCGTCGCGCTCCTGACCGCCCTCGCCCGGATCGCCGGGTTCGGACGCATCCTCGCCTTCAGCCAGACCGTCGGGGACAACTGCCTCGGCACGGCGTACACGACGGCCAACCAGGTGCCGAACGTCCTGTTCGAGGTCGTCGCCGGTGGCGCTCTCGCGGGTGTCCTCGTGCCCCTGCTGTCCACGCGCCTGGCCTCCGAGGACCCCGCCGAACGCGCCGCGGCGTCCCGGACGGCATCGGCCGCCCTGACCCTCAGCGTCCTGGCGCTCGTCGTGGTCGGTGCCGTCACGGCGCTGGCCGCCCGCCCCGTCATGGCCCTGCTGCTGGCCGACGGCTCCGACGCGCAGTGCGGCGGGTCGCTGCTGCGGCTGGCCACGGTGATGCTCTGGGTGTTCCTGCCGCAGGTCCCGCTCTACGCGGTCGCCGTCGTCCTCGCCGGCGTCCTGCAGGCCCAGCAGCGGTTCACCGCCCCGGCGGCCGCCCCGCTCGTCTCCAGCCTGGTCGTCGGGGCGACCTACCTGCTGTTCGGCGCCCTGGTCCCACCCGCCGTCGTCGAGGGTGACCTGGCCGGCGTCCCGGCCTCGGGCACCGCCGTCCTGGCCGGCGGCACGACCCTCGGGGTGCTGGCTCTCGCGCTGACCCACCTGCCCGCGCTGCGCGGCCCGGTGCGCTGGCGCCCGGCCCTGCGCCCGGCCGCCGGCGACGGCGCCCGGTTGCGCTCCCTGGCCCTGTCCGGCCTGGCGGTGCTCCTGGCCCAGCAGGTCGTCACGGTGGCCGTCACCGCCACCTCCAACGACGCCTCGGCCGGTGCGGTGAACCGCTGGAGCTACGCGTGGGCGCTGTTCCTGCTGCCGTACGCCGTGCTCGCGGTCCCGGTGGCGACGGCCGTCTTCCCGCGCCTGGCCCGGGCGGCCGACGCCGGCCGCGGCGAGCTCGCCGGCGTCCTCGCCCCCGCCGTCCGGGCGGTCCTGCTCGTCAGCTCCCTCGGCGGGGCCGTCCTGGCGGCCGTCGCGGTACCGGTGGCCGTCGTCTTCGTCCACGGCCGGGTCGGGTCCGGTCGCTCGGGCGACCTGGGCCTGGCCCTGGTCCTGTTCGCGCCCGGGCTGCTCGGGTACGGCCTGGTGGCGCTGCTCACCCGCGCCCTCTACGCGATCGGCGCCGGCCGCAGCGCGGCGGTCTCGACGGTCACCGGCTGGGTCGTGGTCCTGGCCGGCGTGCTGCTCCTGCCGCACGCGGTGCCCGCCGACCACGTGGTCTCGGCGCTGGCGCTCGCCCACGCCGCGGGGCTCACGGTCGCCGGGGGGCTGCTGCTGCGGCAGGTGCGCGGGCACGCCCCCGGCGCCCTCGACGGGCTGCCCCGCGTCGCGGTCGCCGCCGTGCTCGCGGCCCTCGCCGGGGGAGCGGCCGGCGCCCTCGTCGGCCTGGTCTGGCGGACGACGCACGTGGCGCTCGCCGTCGGTCAGGGGGTCCTGCTGGCCGCGCTCGCCGGGGCCGTCTGGCTCGTCGTCGCGCGCCTGGCGGCCCCCACCGACCTGCGCGCGCTGACCGGTACCGCCCGGCGGGTGGTCCGCCGGTGA
- a CDS encoding NAD kinase: protein MSADQAAADVPAAARSVLVLAHTGRPEAVSALTEVVHRFEEAGIRTVMTPDEASALTRADRDLVVQCELEGAVDTAELVIVLGGDGTILRAAEIVRGSDTPLLGVNLGHVGFLAEAEREEVVGTVARVAAGDYRVEERMTLDVRVVHDGTVLASSWAVNEVSVEKANRERMLELVVDVDGRPLSSFGGDGVIAATPTGSTAYAFSAGGPVVWPEVEALLVVPISAHALFARPLVIAPTSVVGVEVLPGVGDGGVLWCDGRRTFTAPAGARVEVRRSEQTIRLARLSTGIFTDRLVAKFGLPVTGWRGPREPQGPRGSGGGRP from the coding sequence GTGAGCGCCGACCAGGCGGCCGCGGACGTGCCCGCGGCCGCGCGCAGCGTCCTCGTCCTGGCGCACACCGGCCGGCCCGAAGCCGTGAGCGCCCTGACGGAGGTCGTCCACCGCTTCGAAGAGGCCGGCATCCGGACCGTCATGACCCCGGACGAGGCCTCGGCGCTCACGCGGGCCGACAGGGACCTCGTCGTGCAGTGCGAGCTCGAGGGTGCGGTCGACACGGCTGAGCTCGTCATCGTGCTCGGCGGCGACGGGACGATCCTGCGGGCGGCGGAGATCGTCCGGGGCAGCGACACCCCGCTGCTCGGTGTGAACCTGGGGCACGTCGGCTTCCTCGCCGAGGCCGAGCGCGAGGAGGTCGTCGGGACGGTCGCCCGCGTGGCGGCCGGCGACTACCGGGTCGAGGAGCGCATGACGCTGGACGTGCGGGTCGTGCACGACGGCACCGTCCTCGCGTCGTCCTGGGCCGTCAACGAGGTGTCGGTCGAGAAGGCGAACCGCGAGCGCATGCTCGAACTCGTCGTCGACGTCGACGGGCGGCCCCTGAGCAGTTTCGGCGGGGACGGCGTCATCGCCGCCACCCCGACCGGCTCGACCGCCTACGCCTTCTCCGCCGGCGGGCCGGTGGTCTGGCCCGAGGTCGAGGCGCTGCTCGTCGTGCCGATCAGCGCCCACGCGCTCTTCGCCCGCCCCCTGGTCATCGCCCCCACGTCGGTCGTCGGCGTCGAGGTGCTGCCCGGGGTGGGCGACGGGGGCGTGCTGTGGTGCGACGGCCGCCGCACGTTCACCGCTCCCGCGGGGGCTCGCGTCGAGGTCCGGCGCTCGGAGCAGACCATCCGGCTGGCGCGGTTGAGCACCGGCATCTTCACCGACCGGCTCGTGGCCAAGTTCGGCCTGCCGGTCACGGGGTGGCGGGGCCCGCGGGAACCGCAGGGTCCGCGCGGGTCCGGGGGAGGGCGGCCGTGA